A single genomic interval of Zingiber officinale cultivar Zhangliang chromosome 4A, Zo_v1.1, whole genome shotgun sequence harbors:
- the LOC121969154 gene encoding sucrose synthase 1-like, with the protein MAGRTLTRVLSFKERLTDSLSANPNELMAVFTRYVNQGKGMLQRHQLLAEFEAAFSKEEREKLKGGGFEDVVRAAQEAIVIPPLVAIAIRPRPGVWEYVQVNVSDLGVGELTESEYLQFKEKLVDGVSEGDFVLELDFEPFNASFPRPSLSKSIGNGVEFLNRHLSSKMFVDKESMYPLLAFLQKHSYKGTVMMLNERIRSPSGLQSALRKAEEHLLSIPADTPYSEFNDRFQELGFEKGWGDTAKRVLETMHMLLDLLEAPDPCTLEKFLGTIPMVFNVVILSPHGYFAQANVLGYPDTGGQVVYILDQVRALENEMLLRIKQQGLNITPRILIVTRLLPDAVGTTCSQRLEQVEGTEHTSILRVPFRNKNGILRRWISRFDVWPYLETYTDDVIKELDIELQLTPDLIIGNYSDGNLVASLLAHKLGVTQCTIAHALEKTKYPNSDIYWKKFEQQYHFSSQFTADLFAMNHTDFIITSTFQEIAGSKDTVGQYESHTAFTLPGLYRVVHGINVFDPKFNIVSPGADMSVYFPYSETEKRLNHFHPEIEELLFSDVENDEHKFVLKDRNKPIIFSMARLDRVKNLTGLVEIYGKSPRLRELVNLVVVAGDHGKESKDIEELAERKKMFDLIEQYKLNGQIRWISAQMDRFRNGELYRYIADTKGAFVQPALYEAFGLTVVESMTCGLPTFATAYGGPAEIIVHGVSGFHIDPYQGDKASEILIEFFEKSKDDATHWEKISRGGLQRIYEKYTWKLYSERLMTLTGVYGFWKHVSNLERRETRRYLEMFYALKYRALASSVPLSFDAEKTEINAAPAE; encoded by the exons ATGGCTGGCCGCACCTTGACTCGCGTTCTTAGCTTCAAGGAGAGACTCACTGATTCCCTTTCTGCTAATCCGAATGAACTGATGGCTGTCTTCACGAG ATATGTTAACCAGGGAAAGGGGATGCTGCAAAGACACCAATTGCTTGCGGAGTTTGAAGCCGCATTCtccaaggaagagagagagaagcTGAAAGGAGGAGGGTTCGAAGATGTTGTAAGAGCTGCACAG GAAGCCATAGTCATACCGCCGCTGGTCGCTATTGCCATTCGGCCTAGGCCTGGTGTCTGGGAATATGTTCAGGTGAACGTGAGTGACTTGGGTGTGGGCGAGCTCACTGAATCTGAGTACCTGCAGTTCAAGGAGAAACTTGTGGACGGAGT TTCTGAGGGTGACTTTGTGCTGGAGTTGGATTTTGAACCCTTCAATGCTTCTTTCCCCCGTCCGTCACTGTCCAAATCCATCGGCAACGGAGTCGAGTTCTTGAACCGGCATCTGTCTTCCAAGATGTTTGTTGACAAGGAGAGCATGTACCCACTGCTTGCTTTTCTGCAGAAGCACAGTTACAAGGGCACGGTGATGATGCTGAATGAAAGAATACGAAGCCCTAGCGGCCTGCAATCGGCACTGCGGAAGGCAGAGGAACATCTGCTGAGCATCCCTGCAGACACTCCATACTCCGAGTTCAATGATAG ATTTCAAGAGCTTGGTTTTGAGAAGGGGTGGGGTGACACGGCTAAACGTGTACTCGAAACCATGCACatgcttcttgatcttctcgagGCCCCTGATCCGTGCACGCTGGAGAAATTCCTTGGAACAATTCCAATGGTGTTTAACGTCGTCATCCTATCCCCGCATGGATATTTTGCACAAGCTAATGTTTTGGGGTACCCTGACACTGGTGGCCAG GTCGTTTACATCTTGGATCAGGTCCGTGCCTTGGAGAATGAGATGCTCCTCCGAATAAAGCAGCAAGGCCTTAACATCACTCCTCGTATTCTCATT GTTACTCGATTGCTCCCTGATGCAGTAGGGACTACTTGCAGTCAGCGACTTGAACAGGTCGAAGGAACCGAGCACACGAGCATTCTGCGAGTGCCTTTCAGAAACAAAAATGGGATCCTACGCAGATGGATCTCGCGTTTTGATGTGTGGCCTTACCTAGAGACTTACACCGAT GATGTCATAAAAGAACTTGATATAGAGCTCCAATTAACACCAGATTTGATTATTGGAAACTACAGCGATGGGAATCTAGTAGCATCTTTACTCGCGCATAAACTAGGTGTCACTCAA TGCACAATTGCCCATGCTTTGGAGAAGACAAAGTACCCGAATTCTGATATCTACTGGAAGAAGTTCGAGCAGCAGTATCACTTCTCTTCCCAATTCACAGCTGATTTGTTTGCCATGAACCATACTGATTTCATCATCACTAGCACCTTCCAAGAGATTGCTGGAAG TAAGGACACCGTGGGACAGTACGAGTCTCACACTGCATTTACCCTTCCTGGACTGTACCGTGTGGTGCATGGAATCAATGTGTTCGATCCAAAGTTTAACATTGTTTCACCTGGAGCTGATATGTCGGTCTACTTCCCTTACTCTGAGACTGAGAAAAGACTTAACCACTTCCACCCTGAGATCGAGGAGCTGCTTTTTAGTGACGTCGAGAACGATGAGCACAA GTTCGTGCTGAAGGACAGAAACAAACCCATCATCTTCTCCATGGCAAGATTGGATCGCGTGAAAAACTTAACTGGTCTTGTAGAGATATACGGCAAGAGCCCGAGGTTGCGCGAACTGGTTAACCTTGTCGTGGTGGCAGGAGATCATGGCAAGGAATCGAAGGATATCGAGGAGCTAGCTGAAAGGAAGAAGATGTTTGATCTTATCGAGCAGTACAAGCTCAATGGTCAGATAAGGTGGATCTCGGCCCAGATGGACCGATTTCGCAATGGGGAGCTGTACCGATACATTGCCGATACTAAAGGAGCATTTGTGCAG CCTGCCTTGTATGAAGCTTTCGGGCTCACGGTGGTCGAATCCATGACCTGCGGTCTGCCTACCTTTGCGACAGCGTACGGAGGCCCTGCAGAAATCATTGTTCATGGAGTATCTGGCTTCCACATTGATCCTTACCAAGGGGATAAAGCTTCTGAGATCCTGATCGAATTCTTTGAGAAAAGCAAGGACGATGCCACGCACTGGGAGAAAATCTCCAGAGGAGGACTGCAGAGGATCTATGAGAA GTACACTTGGAAGCTGTACTCCGAGAGGCTGATGACGTTGACGGGTGTTTATGGATTCTGGAAGCATGTCTCAAACCTGGAGAGGCGTGAGACCCGTCGTTACCTTGAAATGTTTTATGCCCTCAAGTATCGTGCCTTG GCAAGCTCTGTTCCTTTGTCTTTCGACGCTGAGAAGACAGAGATTAATGCAGCTCCCGCTGAGTAA
- the LOC121973034 gene encoding FCS-Like Zinc finger 15-like, translating to MSSMNKTIFYVSDEGGEANKRAASIRVPEQAKRASTSGGGLEGLRIVIHEGDEKGPNNILTKSVATTATSRPRRLPLPELGFLQTCCFCMRELKPCRDVYMYRGDQGFCSDECRSRQIDWANEESLK from the exons atgtcatcgatgaacaagACCATCTTCTACGTCAGCGACGAAGGCGGCGAGGCCAACAAGAGGGCAGCGAGCATCAGAGTGCCCGAGCAGGCGAAACGAGCATCGACGTCGGGGGGCGGCCTCGAAGGCCTGCGCATTGTCATACACGAAGGGGATGAGAAAGGACCAAATAACATCCTGACCAAATCTGTGGCTACTACTGCAACGAGCAGGCCGAGACGACTGCCTCTGCCTGAGTTGGGGTTTTTGCAGACGTGCTGCTTCTGCATGAGGGAGCTCAAACCCTGCAGGGACGTTTACATGTACAG GGGAGACCAAGGATTTTGCAGTGATGAATGCCGTTCTCGCCAAATCGACTGGGCGAACGaagagagtttgaaatga